The Coleofasciculaceae cyanobacterium genome contains a region encoding:
- the pip gene encoding prolyl aminopeptidase, whose amino-acid sequence MRDLYPPIEPYNHGKLKVSELHTIYYEESGNLLGKPVVFLHGGPGGGISPLYRQYFDPQRWRIVIFDQRGCGQSTPYAELKENTTWDLVSDIEKLRQHLDIAKWVVFGGSWGSTLALAYSQTHPDSCKGLILRGIFMLRPSEIRWFYQEGANYIYPDAWQEYLKPIPLAERDDLLSAFYQRLTSENRQIRLEAACAWSIWEASTSKLIPSVVSQQRFGMAAFAEAFARIECHYFVNKGFFERENQLIENVDRIRHLPAVIVQGRYDVVCPMITAWELHQVWQESELIVIADAGHSVSEPGIKAALIEASDRFAAL is encoded by the coding sequence ATGAGAGATTTGTATCCGCCAATTGAACCTTATAATCACGGCAAGCTGAAAGTCTCGGAACTACACACTATCTATTACGAAGAATCTGGTAATCTTTTGGGAAAACCAGTAGTTTTTCTTCATGGTGGACCAGGTGGAGGAATTTCTCCTCTGTATCGACAATATTTTGACCCTCAGCGGTGGCGCATCGTAATTTTTGATCAACGGGGTTGTGGACAAAGCACTCCTTACGCTGAATTGAAAGAAAACACTACCTGGGATTTAGTTAGCGACATTGAAAAGCTACGACAACATCTTGATATTGCCAAGTGGGTAGTATTTGGCGGTAGCTGGGGTAGCACTTTGGCTTTAGCCTATAGTCAGACTCATCCTGATAGCTGTAAAGGTTTAATTTTACGGGGAATCTTTATGTTACGCCCCTCAGAAATTCGCTGGTTTTATCAAGAAGGTGCAAATTATATTTATCCCGATGCTTGGCAAGAATATCTCAAGCCAATACCTTTGGCAGAAAGAGATGACTTACTGTCGGCTTTTTATCAAAGGTTAACCAGTGAAAACCGTCAAATCCGTCTTGAAGCTGCCTGCGCCTGGTCTATTTGGGAAGCCAGCACTAGCAAGTTGATTCCTTCTGTGGTCAGCCAGCAACGCTTTGGCATGGCAGCGTTTGCCGAAGCTTTTGCCCGTATCGAATGTCATTATTTTGTTAATAAAGGGTTTTTTGAGCGCGAAAATCAATTAATCGAAAATGTCGATCGCATTCGTCATTTACCAGCAGTAATTGTTCAGGGACGATATGATGTGGTATGTCCGATGATTACCGCTTGGGAACTACACCAAGTTTGGCAAGAATCGGAGTTGATTGTAATCGCCGATGCAGGTCATTCTGTATCCGAACCTGGAATTAAAGCAGCTTTAATTGAGGCAAGCGATCGTTTTGCTGCGTTATAA
- a CDS encoding aspartyl/asparaginyl beta-hydroxylase domain-containing protein: protein MIKVSPAKIREILVTKIGKNIVWGLEKIIAHYSLVPNTAFLAGEQFSWASTLEQNCQAIRNELDVILQYSDLLPRFQDISPDQGRNISKDNLWKTFFLYGYGVKMQQNCDYCPETTRTIEQIPGLKTAFFSILLPGKHILEHRGPYKGVLRCHLALKVPQDREQCGIRVDREVRHWSEGKIIIFDDSYLHEAWNKTDEIRVVLFLDIVRPLLFPVSLLNHLLINLIRWSPFIRDAHKNQQQWDRKLAAVFERSPSLS, encoded by the coding sequence ATGATTAAAGTCTCTCCAGCAAAAATTAGGGAAATATTAGTCACCAAGATCGGCAAAAATATAGTCTGGGGATTGGAAAAAATTATCGCTCATTATTCTCTAGTACCAAATACTGCCTTTTTGGCAGGGGAGCAATTTAGTTGGGCGTCAACTCTAGAGCAAAACTGCCAAGCTATTAGAAATGAGTTAGATGTAATTCTACAATACAGCGATTTACTGCCCCGCTTTCAAGATATTTCTCCTGACCAAGGCCGCAACATTAGTAAAGATAATCTTTGGAAGACTTTTTTTCTCTATGGCTATGGAGTAAAAATGCAGCAAAATTGCGATTACTGCCCTGAAACCACTCGTACTATCGAACAAATTCCTGGATTAAAGACAGCTTTTTTTTCGATTCTACTGCCAGGCAAACACATTCTTGAACATCGAGGTCCTTATAAAGGAGTATTACGTTGCCACTTGGCTTTGAAAGTTCCTCAAGATCGAGAACAGTGTGGTATCCGAGTCGATCGTGAAGTGCGTCATTGGTCAGAGGGAAAAATTATCATTTTTGATGATTCTTATCTGCACGAAGCCTGGAATAAAACTGACGAAATTCGCGTCGTTTTGTTTTTAGATATTGTTCGTCCCCTGCTTTTTCCTGTTTCTCTACTCAATCATTTACTAATTAATTTAATTCGCTGGTCACCTTTTATTCGGGATGCTCATAAAAACCAACAACAGTGGGATCGAAAGTTAGCCGCAGTCTTCGAGCGATCGCCAAGCTTGAGTTAA
- a CDS encoding gamma carbonic anhydrase family protein yields the protein MAQSLDSYWSIPDLSHTAFVAANATVMGNVSLAEGSSVWYGAVVRGDVEQIAIGKCSNIQDGAVLHGDPGKPTIVEDFVTVGHRAVIHSAHIETGCLIGIGAIILDGVTVGAGSIVGAGSVVTKDVPARSLVIGIPARKVKDVSHQQALELLEHARNYQKLAQVHAGTGKDLGFE from the coding sequence ATGGCTCAATCTCTTGATTCTTATTGGTCTATTCCAGATTTATCCCATACGGCTTTTGTGGCTGCTAATGCCACCGTGATGGGCAACGTTTCTTTAGCCGAAGGTTCTAGCGTTTGGTATGGAGCAGTAGTTAGAGGAGATGTCGAGCAAATTGCGATCGGCAAATGTAGCAACATTCAAGATGGTGCTGTGTTGCATGGCGATCCTGGTAAGCCAACTATTGTGGAAGATTTTGTCACGGTAGGTCATCGTGCAGTAATTCACTCGGCTCATATAGAAACTGGGTGTTTAATTGGCATCGGTGCAATAATTCTCGATGGGGTAACCGTAGGTGCAGGTAGCATTGTCGGTGCAGGTAGCGTTGTAACTAAAGATGTTCCTGCGCGATCGCTAGTTATCGGTATCCCAGCTCGTAAGGTTAAGGACGTTAGCCACCAACAAGCTCTAGAACTATTAGAACACGCTCGTAATTATCAAAAGCTAGCTCAGGTTCATGCCGGTACAGGAAAAGATTTGGGGTTTGAATAG
- a CDS encoding TIGR02652 family protein, translating into MDLALQYPVFGPEIVCPHCRQTIPALTLTDTYLCSRHGAFEADPKIQELIHLPSGRRWRRWKNQWYRQHTHPDGIRFEIHEALDALYTEGYRATKVIIASRYRDLVSSYLGRSHPWRETPEFKSPKLYGLPISFSPEENHEPYWEIINFILEKEPGVPRHYPYRFLFE; encoded by the coding sequence ATGGATTTAGCTCTACAATACCCTGTTTTTGGTCCCGAAATTGTTTGCCCTCACTGCCGGCAGACAATTCCTGCTCTCACTCTGACTGATACTTATCTCTGTAGCCGTCATGGTGCTTTTGAAGCCGATCCTAAAATTCAAGAATTGATTCATCTTCCTTCTGGTAGACGCTGGCGACGCTGGAAAAATCAATGGTATCGTCAGCATACTCATCCTGACGGGATTCGATTTGAAATTCATGAAGCTTTAGATGCTTTGTATACCGAAGGTTATCGCGCCACTAAAGTAATTATTGCCAGTCGTTATCGAGATTTAGTCAGTTCCTACTTGGGACGTAGTCATCCCTGGCGAGAAACCCCAGAGTTCAAATCTCCTAAACTTTATGGATTGCCCATCAGCTTTAGCCCAGAAGAGAATCATGAACCCTATTGGGAAATAATTAATTTTATTTTAGAAAAAGAGCCAGGAGTCCCGCGCCACTATCCCTATCGTTTTTTGTTTGAATAA
- a CDS encoding VOC family protein encodes MLHHASIRTADIHRAIAFYEQLGFTVKERFTTGYTLACWMTGLGGRIELIQIPEPKPAPDAFNDEHYVGYYHLSFDLTDSTSDLTSWLKKLEQNITNLKESDPQKLTPLKILLPPEQQIIGDRIYEVSFIADADGLPLELIRVLN; translated from the coding sequence ATGCTGCACCATGCTTCAATTCGCACCGCAGATATTCATCGGGCGATCGCTTTTTATGAACAGTTAGGTTTTACTGTTAAAGAGCGTTTTACTACGGGATATACTCTAGCCTGCTGGATGACGGGATTAGGAGGCAGAATTGAATTAATTCAAATTCCTGAGCCAAAACCTGCACCTGATGCTTTTAATGATGAACATTATGTCGGCTACTATCACTTGTCTTTCGACTTGACTGATTCAACCTCAGACTTAACTAGTTGGCTCAAAAAACTGGAGCAAAACATTACCAACCTGAAAGAAAGCGATCCTCAGAAGCTGACTCCGCTCAAAATTCTGCTGCCACCCGAACAACAGATAATTGGCGATCGCATTTACGAAGTATCTTTCATTGCCGATGCAGACGGCTTACCCCTAGAGCTGATCCGCGTTCTAAATTAA